One genomic segment of Candidatus Methanoperedens sp. includes these proteins:
- a CDS encoding TIGR03663 family protein, which produces MEKKDFGLYSVFILIIASAFFLRLYHLDERVFHHDEAAVGYFTYKLFNDNVYSYDPAFHGPFIYYATAEMFRRLGDTIYSARLLPALLGASIIFFLIPLRKYIGKTGLVISAFFFAFSPSFLYYSRFYREDIFISFFTLLMLVCVIKYAEKYIDVRRSIIKVSHLLLGTLLLISAVVFYTILPASSAAIKENAINAIFLALIILLLLLLATLILIKYGEKHIEYGYSIFRPFYLFLAGVSLASMAALKENAYIAMGLILLFLFLFFIRERWYSGLFSKIRKLDKKVLIVAGEGVFFIIVVLVVYSLFYTGKVFDLYGMKVAFIKAVSHWVEMHRIERIGGPMYFYLPIMALYELPVFVFGFAGIIHYYKKNDILMTFLGYWTITNLIIYSYLQEKVPWLILNPLLPLVIIAGAYLGELLPRLRFDTRVGAFVIIFLVASSSYSVYSSMFLNYYDYTNPAEPLIQAAQPPQKYSLFISKISEISRQYSNQSTEIQVTDPEMETQFLWYLRHYGNVRWKVSINSELNAPLIVVHDSDGNESDATVVKRHLRTDYERLDSAKMSWYWFQPSDVTPGYLLTRKMDRAPGEYRIVLFYKPKK; this is translated from the coding sequence ATGGAAAAAAAGGATTTTGGTCTTTACTCTGTTTTTATTCTGATAATTGCTTCGGCGTTTTTCCTGCGCCTCTACCATCTGGATGAAAGGGTTTTCCATCACGATGAAGCCGCTGTAGGTTATTTCACGTACAAATTGTTCAATGACAATGTTTATTCATACGACCCCGCGTTCCACGGGCCATTCATTTACTATGCGACGGCGGAGATGTTCAGGCGTTTGGGTGATACCATATATTCAGCGCGCCTGCTTCCCGCGCTTCTTGGCGCTTCGATAATATTTTTTCTTATCCCTCTTCGGAAATACATAGGAAAAACAGGGCTGGTTATTTCGGCTTTCTTTTTTGCTTTTTCCCCTTCGTTCCTGTATTACTCGCGGTTCTATAGAGAGGACATTTTCATCTCATTCTTTACTTTGCTAATGCTGGTATGCGTGATAAAGTATGCAGAGAAATATATAGATGTCAGACGATCAATTATCAAGGTTTCTCATCTGCTTTTAGGGACCCTTTTGCTCATTTCGGCCGTGGTATTTTATACTATTTTGCCTGCATCATCTGCGGCAATTAAAGAGAATGCAATTAATGCAATTTTTTTGGCATTGATTATATTACTGCTCTTACTGCTGGCTACATTAATATTAATAAAGTATGGAGAAAAACATATCGAATATGGTTATTCCATTTTTCGTCCTTTCTATTTGTTCTTAGCAGGTGTGTCGCTTGCATCTATGGCAGCGCTTAAAGAAAATGCTTATATAGCTATGGGATTGATCCTCCTTTTCCTTTTCCTGTTCTTTATCCGTGAAAGGTGGTATTCAGGTCTTTTTTCGAAAATAAGAAAGCTTGACAAAAAAGTCTTGATTGTTGCTGGCGAGGGAGTATTTTTCATTATTGTTGTGCTTGTCGTTTATTCTCTGTTTTATACCGGCAAGGTTTTTGATCTCTATGGCATGAAGGTAGCTTTCATAAAAGCGGTATCCCACTGGGTTGAGATGCACAGGATAGAGCGCATCGGCGGTCCGATGTATTTTTATCTCCCCATAATGGCGCTTTATGAACTTCCAGTGTTCGTCTTCGGATTTGCCGGTATTATCCATTATTATAAAAAAAATGATATTCTCATGACCTTCCTTGGTTACTGGACGATCACCAACCTGATAATCTATTCATATTTACAGGAGAAAGTACCGTGGCTCATCCTTAACCCGCTGCTGCCGCTTGTTATAATTGCAGGAGCATACCTGGGTGAACTATTGCCCCGACTGAGGTTTGACACTCGCGTGGGTGCTTTTGTGATTATTTTTCTCGTAGCGAGTTCCTCTTATTCAGTCTATTCAAGCATGTTCTTGAACTATTATGATTACACCAACCCGGCAGAGCCATTAATACAGGCGGCGCAGCCCCCGCAGAAGTATTCTCTTTTCATAAGCAAGATATCCGAAATATCAAGACAATACAGCAACCAGTCAACCGAAATCCAGGTAACGGACCCTGAGATGGAAACACAGTTCCTGTGGTATTTGCGCCACTACGGCAATGTCAGGTGGAAGGTGAGCATTAACTCGGAACTCAATGCTCCACTTATCGTTGTGCATGATTCCGACGGGAACGAATCGGATGCGACTGTAGTGAAGCGCCACCTGCGTACTGATTATGAGAGGCTTGACAGTGCGAAGATGTCTTGGTACTGGTTCCAGCCTTCGGATGTTACTCCGGGTTACCTGCTAACCAGGAAGATGGACAGGGCGCCGGGGGAGTACAGGATCGTGCTGTTCTATAAACCGAAAAAATGA
- the larE gene encoding ATP-dependent sacrificial sulfur transferase LarE — MSIDEKMHAILDALLQRGGVLVAFSGGVDSSVLSALAYRALGDNAIAVTADSFTLAPGELECAKKVAEEIGIRHVVISYDELDEPGFSRNPVDRCYYCKKGLMRELKKIAAEYGIETIVEGTNISELKGHRPGHRAIMEEGIYNPYVEFNVTKEEIREMARRLNLSVAEKPSMACLSSRFPYGQAITHEALSRVGKAEEYLRNTGFNVVRVRDHAGIARIELMPDEMARFLGMREAVVNEFKKLGFAYITLDLMGFRSGSMDEVL, encoded by the coding sequence ATGTCTATCGATGAAAAGATGCACGCAATATTGGATGCGCTCTTGCAGAGAGGCGGCGTTCTCGTAGCTTTTTCTGGCGGCGTGGACAGCTCGGTTCTTTCGGCGCTTGCGTACAGGGCGCTGGGGGATAATGCTATTGCGGTCACAGCTGACTCTTTCACGCTCGCGCCGGGTGAGCTTGAGTGTGCAAAAAAGGTTGCAGAGGAGATCGGGATAAGGCATGTTGTGATATCTTATGATGAGCTCGACGAGCCGGGATTTTCAAGAAACCCTGTGGATAGATGCTATTACTGCAAAAAAGGGTTAATGCGGGAGTTAAAAAAGATTGCCGCAGAATATGGCATTGAGACAATTGTTGAGGGGACGAATATCTCAGAACTTAAAGGCCACAGGCCGGGTCACAGGGCGATAATGGAGGAGGGAATCTATAATCCATATGTTGAATTCAATGTTACAAAGGAGGAAATACGCGAAATGGCTCGCAGATTAAATCTATCGGTTGCAGAAAAACCCTCGATGGCGTGTCTTTCCTCTCGTTTCCCCTACGGACAGGCTATAACGCATGAAGCCCTCAGTCGAGTGGGTAAAGCGGAGGAATATCTCCGGAATACGGGGTTCAATGTCGTGAGGGTACGTGACCATGCGGGAATTGCACGAATCGAACTCATGCCAGATGAGATGGCGCGGTTTCTGGGAATGCGCGAGGCTGTCGTGAATGAGTTCAAAAAGCTCGGGTTTGCCTATATCACCCTTGATCTGATGGGTTTCAGGAGCGGGAGCATGGACGAGGTACTGTAG
- a CDS encoding helix-turn-helix domain-containing protein — protein MPENVTSPPEEKLLILPLGDESKKITQVISNDTARQIIEMLADVPLSASDIGGRLNAPISTIMYNLENLESVGLIKVEKIKYSEKGREVKIYGPVRKLIVVVPEKTDKKSVADILRKYLGVMLAAFFASGLIEFFTRRVGPIPTVSIKESEVNTTAVMNETVRGMTQSAAISGKAVAPGAPVLNATPIAETDTLTRIEDMIYAHPGILFFIGCLFVVVLLVAMDYRRNGHR, from the coding sequence ATGCCAGAAAACGTTACCAGCCCTCCCGAGGAGAAGCTCCTCATACTACCTCTGGGAGATGAATCCAAGAAGATAACCCAGGTAATATCCAACGACACTGCCCGCCAGATAATTGAGATGCTGGCTGACGTGCCTCTTTCTGCCTCGGATATTGGAGGGCGTTTGAATGCTCCCATCTCCACCATTATGTACAACCTTGAGAATCTGGAAAGCGTGGGGCTTATCAAAGTGGAAAAGATAAAATACAGCGAGAAGGGCCGCGAAGTAAAGATTTACGGGCCGGTGAGAAAACTCATTGTGGTGGTACCTGAGAAAACCGATAAAAAATCAGTGGCAGATATACTCAGGAAGTATCTCGGCGTGATGCTCGCGGCTTTTTTTGCTTCAGGTCTTATCGAGTTCTTCACAAGAAGGGTCGGTCCTATTCCCACTGTATCGATAAAGGAATCAGAGGTTAACACGACGGCTGTGATGAACGAAACTGTAAGGGGAATGACGCAGAGCGCAGCCATCTCGGGCAAGGCCGTGGCGCCGGGCGCTCCCGTCCTTAATGCAACGCCAATAGCAGAGACGGATACTCTTACGAGAATCGAAGATATGATATATGCCCATCCGGGCATTTTGTTTTTCATCGGATGCCTGTTCGTGGTGGTGCTGCTAGTTGCCATGGATTACAGGAGAAATGGTCACAGGTAG